One window of the Streptomyces asoensis genome contains the following:
- a CDS encoding polysialyltransferase family glycosyltransferase, translated as MIQIFCSATQYAAATVTAAIRAGRFGPREGVRRILVVSNTAAAPEVGTPLDRMAGFEKLRPEFDQVYSWNEFISPHHPAGWSPRVQDTRLWEKAVRLAWDLGDEPVEIACESIQANPSRAIADIFADSPIHVYADGLMSYGPTRNRIPHGMSSRITRVLHLDLVPGLQPMLLSEYGVRPEAVPGQAMVDVLAQIGESGAGLLAERLPADHPATAVLLGQYLSAIDLITQDEEERLHVRMLRAAARAGHENVLFKPHPSAPAVYSESLEAAAGELGVRLTVLNEPILAETVFAFLKPKLVIGCFSTALMTAAAFYGIPVARVGTELLLERITPYENSNRVPLTIIDVALPDAEHAELGAPLELAGAAEELTPLIRAVGYCMQSRKYHGLRDEAAAWLTANLAESSPYQRYFKRRRLTSLRLPGGGPIRAEALRRHPAVRRAVRRIRSTAR; from the coding sequence ATGATCCAGATATTCTGCTCGGCCACCCAGTACGCGGCCGCGACCGTCACCGCCGCGATCCGCGCCGGCCGGTTCGGCCCGCGCGAGGGCGTCCGCCGCATCCTCGTCGTCAGCAACACCGCCGCCGCGCCGGAGGTCGGCACCCCGTTGGACCGGATGGCCGGCTTCGAGAAGCTGCGCCCCGAGTTCGACCAGGTGTACTCCTGGAACGAGTTCATCTCCCCGCACCACCCGGCCGGTTGGTCGCCGCGCGTCCAGGACACCCGGCTCTGGGAGAAGGCCGTACGCCTCGCCTGGGACCTGGGCGACGAACCGGTCGAGATCGCCTGCGAGTCCATCCAGGCCAACCCCTCCCGCGCGATCGCCGACATCTTCGCGGACAGTCCGATCCACGTGTACGCGGACGGTCTGATGAGCTACGGCCCGACCCGCAACCGCATCCCGCACGGCATGAGCAGCCGCATCACGCGCGTGCTCCACCTCGACCTGGTGCCCGGGCTGCAACCGATGCTCCTGTCCGAGTACGGCGTCCGGCCCGAGGCCGTGCCGGGCCAGGCGATGGTCGACGTCCTCGCGCAGATCGGCGAGTCCGGCGCCGGCCTCCTCGCCGAGCGGCTCCCGGCCGACCACCCCGCCACCGCCGTACTCCTCGGCCAGTACCTCTCCGCGATCGACCTGATCACCCAGGACGAGGAGGAGCGGCTGCATGTGCGCATGCTGCGCGCCGCCGCCCGCGCGGGTCACGAGAACGTGCTGTTCAAGCCGCACCCGAGCGCGCCCGCCGTCTACAGCGAGTCCCTGGAGGCGGCCGCCGGGGAACTCGGCGTGCGGCTCACCGTGCTGAACGAACCGATCCTCGCCGAGACGGTCTTCGCCTTCCTGAAGCCGAAGCTCGTCATCGGCTGCTTCTCCACGGCACTGATGACCGCCGCCGCCTTCTACGGCATTCCCGTCGCCCGGGTCGGCACGGAGCTGCTCCTGGAACGCATCACGCCGTACGAGAACAGCAACCGCGTCCCGCTCACCATCATCGACGTGGCGCTGCCCGACGCGGAGCACGCGGAGCTCGGCGCCCCTCTCGAACTCGCGGGGGCGGCCGAGGAGCTGACGCCCCTGATCCGGGCCGTGGGGTACTGCATGCAGTCCCGCAAGTACCACGGCCTGCGCGACGAGGCGGCCGCCTGGCTCACCGCGAATCTCGCCGAATCGTCCCCGTACCAGCGCTACTTCAAGCGCCGCCGCCTCACGAGCCTCCGCCTCCCCGGCGGCGGCCCGATCCGCGCCGAGGCACTCCGTCGCCACCCGGCGGTACGGCGGGCCGTACGCCGGATCCGCTCGACGGCACGTTAG
- a CDS encoding acyltransferase family protein codes for MSAADQAAAPAPTPALRLNLLIPDRAPVRPRAESRLRALDGLRLLAALMVCFYHYAGKNGEVAQSWHQSPGQKFPTLSQFATYGSLGVQFFFLISGFVICMSSWGRSMGDFFRSRVARLYPAYWAAIVLVTAAGLILPVVAGPLRSDEILTNLTMLQQPMGVPRVLGVDWTLWVEVRFYALFALFVVWRGVTYRRVVMFCCLWTLAGVFARVADNPLTDELVMRDHAPYFIGGLAFYLIHRFGNDLLLWGIVGFSFLLGQRYSVTALWHPGPQGQFHRSPYVIQLIVLVAFVAVAAVALGWTSRANWRWLTVAGALTYPFYLIHEHLGWFFIRVLYREFGLNAWLTFGTTIVSMLCIAWLLHRFVEKPIGPRLKRALAAPRRAPE; via the coding sequence ATGAGCGCGGCTGACCAGGCGGCGGCCCCGGCCCCGACACCGGCACTCCGGCTGAACCTTCTCATCCCCGACCGGGCTCCGGTCCGGCCCCGGGCGGAGAGCCGGCTGCGCGCCCTGGACGGGCTGCGCCTGCTGGCGGCCCTGATGGTCTGCTTCTACCACTACGCCGGCAAGAACGGCGAGGTCGCGCAGTCCTGGCACCAGTCCCCCGGCCAGAAGTTCCCGACACTGTCGCAGTTCGCCACCTACGGCAGCCTTGGCGTGCAGTTCTTCTTCCTGATCAGCGGGTTCGTGATCTGCATGAGCAGCTGGGGCCGGAGCATGGGGGACTTCTTCCGCTCCCGGGTCGCCCGGCTGTACCCGGCCTACTGGGCGGCGATCGTCCTGGTCACCGCCGCGGGCCTGATCCTGCCGGTGGTGGCCGGGCCGCTGCGCTCGGACGAGATCCTCACCAACCTCACCATGCTCCAGCAGCCGATGGGCGTGCCCCGGGTGCTGGGGGTGGACTGGACGCTCTGGGTGGAGGTGCGCTTCTACGCCCTGTTCGCGCTGTTCGTGGTCTGGCGGGGCGTCACCTACCGCAGGGTGGTGATGTTCTGCTGCCTGTGGACGCTGGCCGGCGTCTTCGCCCGGGTCGCCGACAACCCGCTGACCGACGAGCTGGTGATGCGTGACCACGCCCCGTACTTCATCGGCGGTCTGGCCTTCTACCTGATCCACCGCTTCGGCAACGACCTGCTGTTGTGGGGCATCGTCGGCTTCAGCTTCCTGCTCGGCCAGCGCTACTCGGTCACGGCCCTGTGGCACCCCGGCCCGCAGGGCCAGTTCCACCGCAGCCCGTACGTCATCCAGCTGATCGTCCTCGTCGCCTTCGTCGCCGTCGCCGCGGTGGCCCTGGGCTGGACGAGCCGGGCGAACTGGCGCTGGCTGACGGTGGCCGGGGCGCTGACGTACCCCTTCTATCTGATCCACGAGCACCTGGGGTGGTTCTTCATCCGGGTGCTGTACCGCGAGTTCGGCCTGAACGCGTGGCTGACGTTCGGCACGACCATAGTGTCCATGCTCTGTATCGCCTGGCTCCTGCACCGGTTCGTGGAGAAGCCGATCGGGCCACGGCTGAAGCGGGCGCTCGCCGCTCCGCGGAGGGCGCCGGAGTAA
- a CDS encoding polysialyltransferase family glycosyltransferase, which produces MPRTTRIFCVSTLYGAATLAAALDAGLFEPTDRRLLLVTNNAVNPEITPSVDAMPGFARIRERFDEVLSWNETIAPFHPGGWGPRGDDIPMWERYVRLLWDLGDDEVHLAVESIQVNPALALCQLFTGAPVDAYADGLMSYGPTRDKIDPLVGTRVDRLLHLDLVPGLTPLLLTEFGVPPVLVPSEAFLKVLGELAEEEAELPDPEEQPALLLGQYLSALGILDDAEEEELHLGMVRGAVALGHRKLVFKPHPVAPARWSRLLEDEARKLGAELTLLDRPVLAEVAYQRLRPALVVGCFSTALLTAAGLYGLPVARVGTGTVLARLAPYQNSNRVPLTIVDVLLPDLADGPAVEAWAMPSAERVDELAALLRAVGFAMQPKIYPGLLGEAERYLSTHLDPHTWRYFKRRRLAALALPGAVPGQLAFIPRNATVRRLARRARALKRVTGKR; this is translated from the coding sequence ATGCCTCGCACGACCCGGATCTTCTGCGTCTCGACCCTGTACGGCGCCGCGACGCTGGCCGCGGCCCTCGACGCCGGGCTCTTCGAACCGACCGACCGCCGGCTGCTGCTCGTCACCAACAACGCGGTCAATCCGGAGATCACGCCGTCCGTCGACGCCATGCCGGGCTTCGCCCGGATCCGTGAGCGCTTCGACGAGGTGCTGTCCTGGAACGAGACCATCGCCCCCTTCCACCCCGGCGGCTGGGGCCCGCGCGGGGACGACATCCCGATGTGGGAGCGGTACGTACGGCTGCTGTGGGACCTCGGTGACGACGAGGTCCACCTGGCCGTGGAATCCATCCAGGTGAATCCGGCACTGGCGCTGTGCCAGTTGTTCACCGGCGCGCCCGTCGACGCCTACGCCGACGGTCTGATGAGCTACGGCCCCACGCGCGACAAGATCGACCCGCTGGTCGGCACCCGGGTCGACCGGCTGCTGCACCTCGATCTGGTGCCGGGCCTCACCCCCCTGCTGCTCACCGAGTTCGGCGTGCCGCCGGTACTGGTGCCGTCCGAGGCGTTCCTGAAGGTGCTGGGCGAACTCGCCGAGGAAGAGGCCGAGTTGCCCGATCCCGAGGAGCAACCGGCCCTGCTACTCGGGCAGTACCTCTCGGCGCTCGGCATCCTCGACGACGCCGAGGAGGAGGAGCTGCATCTGGGCATGGTGCGCGGCGCCGTGGCTCTCGGGCACCGCAAGCTCGTCTTCAAGCCGCACCCCGTGGCACCCGCCCGCTGGTCCCGGCTGCTGGAGGACGAGGCGAGGAAGCTGGGCGCCGAACTCACGCTTCTCGACCGGCCCGTCCTCGCGGAGGTGGCCTACCAGCGGCTGCGCCCCGCCCTCGTCGTCGGCTGTTTCTCCACCGCGCTGCTCACCGCCGCCGGTCTGTACGGCCTCCCGGTCGCCCGGGTCGGCACCGGCACCGTGCTGGCCAGGCTCGCGCCGTACCAGAACAGCAACCGGGTGCCGCTCACCATCGTCGACGTGCTGCTGCCGGACCTGGCGGACGGGCCGGCGGTGGAGGCGTGGGCCATGCCGTCGGCGGAGCGGGTGGACGAACTGGCCGCGCTGCTCAGGGCCGTCGGCTTCGCGATGCAGCCCAAGATCTACCCGGGGCTGCTGGGTGAGGCGGAGCGCTACCTCTCCACGCACCTCGACCCGCACACCTGGCGCTACTTCAAGCGCCGGCGCCTGGCGGCGCTGGCCCTCCCCGGTGCCGTCCCGGGCCAGCTCGCCTTCATCCCGCGCAACGCGACCGTCCGCCGCCTGGCGCGCCGGGCCCGCGCTCTGAAGCGGGTGACCGGCAAGCGGTAG
- a CDS encoding glycosyltransferase family 2 protein has protein sequence MPKLSVIVPFYNVQQYAPDTLTSLRSNAREDFEFILVDDCSTDATSDILTRAERELPGAVLVRHEKNGGLATARNTGIDKARGDYLTFLDGDDWLAPGYFPRLLAAIEQLGCDFVRTDHVQCTARARSIHRVPHGRRGTVMNPREAILPADRSTSVDYAYAWAGVYHRRLVDRGLLHFTDGLRTAEDRPWIWKLHREADTFAVVGLLGVYYRRGVASSLTQIGDVRQLDFIRAFDQVIEETARDAEGEKLLPKAVRTYCAIMTHHLGSIERFEPAVARKLRSLCAAALRRMPQDVLAEVMDSMDVQRASALRRVRRRPVAARTVAARTVAV, from the coding sequence GTGCCCAAGCTTTCCGTGATCGTGCCGTTCTACAACGTTCAGCAATACGCGCCCGACACCCTTACGAGCCTGCGTTCGAACGCACGCGAGGACTTCGAGTTCATTCTGGTCGACGACTGCTCGACCGATGCGACCTCGGACATCCTCACGCGTGCGGAGCGAGAACTGCCGGGCGCGGTGTTGGTCAGACACGAAAAGAACGGAGGGCTGGCAACCGCGAGAAATACCGGCATCGACAAGGCGCGGGGCGATTATCTGACTTTCCTGGACGGCGACGACTGGCTGGCGCCCGGATACTTCCCCCGGCTCCTCGCCGCCATCGAGCAGTTGGGTTGCGACTTCGTCCGCACCGACCATGTGCAGTGCACCGCGAGGGCCCGGAGCATTCACCGCGTGCCGCACGGCCGGCGCGGGACGGTGATGAACCCGCGGGAGGCGATCCTGCCCGCCGACCGGTCCACTTCGGTGGACTACGCCTACGCCTGGGCCGGCGTCTACCACCGCCGGCTCGTCGACCGAGGACTGCTGCACTTCACCGACGGACTGCGGACGGCCGAGGACCGGCCCTGGATCTGGAAGCTCCACCGCGAGGCGGACACCTTCGCCGTGGTGGGGCTGCTGGGCGTCTACTACCGGCGCGGGGTGGCCTCTTCCCTCACCCAGATCGGCGACGTACGGCAACTGGACTTCATCCGCGCCTTCGACCAGGTGATCGAGGAGACGGCGCGGGACGCCGAGGGCGAGAAGCTGCTGCCCAAGGCGGTGCGCACCTATTGCGCGATCATGACGCATCACCTCGGCTCGATCGAGAGGTTCGAACCCGCCGTGGCACGGAAACTGCGCTCCCTGTGCGCCGCCGCCCTGAGGCGAATGCCGCAGGACGTGCTCGCGGAGGTCATGGACTCAATGGACGTACAGCGGGCGAGCGCGCTGCGGCGGGTAAGGCGCAGGCCGGTGGCGGCACGGACGGTGGCGGCACGGACGGTGGCCGTCTGA
- a CDS encoding DUF6716 putative glycosyltransferase translates to MPASTANPPRIAVLADSDTRWKWGALTATRIAPSMEAGSGSGAQVAPVLDGFLLRGRATPTPRQLAEVGVHADSLSEVTALEFLRAMKRTSYDILVLALVGGGVQAILHGLKRIWEGRTERPVVVTGYVGVVYEKLADGLLLRHGADLVLANSRQDAERFRAVYEGVGADASSVTEVALPFLGGAPYTGEHDPYTVVFAAQPSVPENRRDRTYLLDRLVRHARLHPEREVLLKLRSKPGEHTTHIEELPYQKLVQKLDPPPNFRLVYGNMGEVLDRTDLMVTVSSTAALESLHRRVPTVVLTDLGVREALGNHHFVGSGCLASWDQLDAGHRPAPDEAWVARQGVAVAGPPSGGGSYATAFDAARERIGKALNGPGGLPPLTPYYTPATAPGYLPGILARHHLGPDGSPLPGAPAADRDPGPVRQIVRRAARGAYRHGVQRVAPVIRRMGEL, encoded by the coding sequence GTGCCAGCAAGTACTGCCAACCCCCCACGGATTGCCGTCCTCGCGGACTCCGACACCCGATGGAAATGGGGTGCGCTGACCGCGACGCGGATCGCGCCCTCCATGGAAGCCGGATCCGGGAGCGGGGCGCAAGTCGCCCCCGTCCTGGACGGATTCCTGCTGCGCGGCCGGGCCACCCCCACCCCCCGCCAGCTGGCCGAGGTCGGCGTGCACGCCGACTCGCTGAGCGAGGTCACCGCGCTCGAGTTCCTGCGCGCCATGAAGAGGACGTCGTACGACATCCTCGTCCTCGCCCTGGTCGGCGGCGGCGTCCAGGCGATCCTGCACGGACTGAAGCGGATCTGGGAGGGGCGGACCGAACGTCCCGTCGTCGTCACCGGCTATGTCGGCGTCGTCTACGAGAAGCTCGCCGACGGCCTGCTGCTGCGGCACGGCGCCGACCTCGTCCTCGCCAACTCCCGCCAGGACGCGGAGCGTTTCCGCGCCGTGTACGAGGGGGTGGGCGCCGACGCCTCGTCGGTGACCGAAGTGGCCCTGCCGTTCCTGGGCGGTGCCCCGTACACGGGTGAACACGACCCGTACACCGTCGTCTTCGCCGCGCAGCCCTCCGTGCCGGAGAACCGCAGGGACCGTACGTACCTGCTCGACCGGCTGGTGCGGCACGCGCGACTGCACCCGGAGCGGGAGGTGCTGCTGAAGCTCCGCTCCAAGCCGGGCGAGCACACCACCCACATCGAGGAGCTGCCCTACCAGAAGCTGGTGCAGAAGCTCGATCCGCCGCCCAACTTCCGTCTGGTGTACGGGAACATGGGCGAAGTCCTCGACCGCACCGACCTCATGGTCACGGTCAGTTCGACGGCCGCCCTGGAGTCCCTGCACCGTCGGGTGCCCACGGTCGTCCTCACCGACCTCGGGGTGCGCGAGGCGCTCGGCAACCACCACTTCGTCGGCTCCGGCTGCCTCGCCTCCTGGGACCAGCTCGACGCCGGGCACCGGCCCGCCCCCGACGAGGCGTGGGTGGCCCGCCAGGGCGTCGCCGTCGCGGGTCCCCCCTCCGGGGGCGGCTCGTACGCGACGGCCTTCGACGCGGCGCGTGAGCGGATCGGTAAAGCGCTCAACGGCCCCGGCGGCCTTCCGCCCCTCACCCCCTACTACACACCCGCCACCGCGCCCGGCTATCTGCCCGGCATCCTCGCCCGCCACCACCTCGGCCCCGACGGCAGCCCGCTGCCCGGCGCGCCCGCCGCCGACCGGGACCCGGGCCCGGTCCGGCAGATCGTGCGCCGGGCGGCGCGCGGCGCCTACCGGCACGGCGTGCAGCGGGTGGCCCCGGTCATCCGGCGGATGGGGGAGCTGTGA
- a CDS encoding N-acylneuraminate cytidylyltransferase has translation MSDSPAGVRRVLAVIPARGGSKGVPAKNLAPVGGVPLVTRAVRECRATRLVTDVVVSTDDHAIAAAAREAGAEVVLRPAAIAGDTATSEAAVLHALDAHEALHGSPVDAVLLVQCTSPFLVRDDIDGVAAAVVEQGADTAVTVAPFHGFVWRDADAGEGADADGGPGPAGGFGVNHDKAFRPRRQDRPQDLLETGAAYAMETDGFRAHGHRFFGRTELVRTDPARVLEIDDPHDLARARSLAPLFDTDRPGSLPTAADIDAVVLDFDGTQTDDRVLIDSDGRELVSVHRGDGLGIAALRRSGLRMLILSTEQNPVVAARARKLRLPVLHGIDRKDLALKQWCEEQGIAPERVLYVGNDVNDLPCFALVGWPVAVASAHDVVRGAARAVTTLPGGDGAIREIAGWILGPSLDTLTT, from the coding sequence ATGTCCGACTCACCAGCCGGGGTGCGCCGTGTGCTCGCGGTGATCCCCGCGCGCGGCGGCTCCAAGGGCGTGCCCGCGAAGAACCTCGCACCGGTGGGCGGCGTACCGCTCGTCACCCGCGCGGTCCGCGAGTGCCGGGCGACCCGCCTCGTGACGGACGTCGTCGTCTCCACCGACGACCACGCCATCGCGGCGGCGGCGCGCGAGGCGGGCGCGGAGGTCGTGCTCCGGCCGGCCGCCATCGCCGGCGACACCGCGACCTCCGAGGCGGCCGTCCTGCACGCCCTGGACGCCCACGAGGCACTGCATGGCTCCCCGGTCGACGCCGTCCTGCTCGTGCAGTGCACCAGCCCCTTCCTCGTCCGCGACGACATCGACGGGGTCGCCGCGGCCGTCGTCGAGCAGGGCGCCGACACCGCGGTGACGGTCGCCCCGTTCCACGGCTTCGTCTGGCGCGACGCGGACGCCGGAGAGGGCGCGGACGCCGACGGGGGCCCCGGCCCGGCCGGCGGCTTCGGCGTCAACCACGACAAGGCCTTCCGCCCCCGCCGCCAGGACCGCCCCCAGGACCTCCTGGAGACCGGCGCCGCCTACGCCATGGAGACCGACGGCTTCCGCGCGCACGGCCACCGCTTCTTCGGCCGCACGGAACTCGTCCGTACCGACCCCGCCCGGGTCCTGGAGATCGACGACCCGCACGACCTGGCCAGGGCAAGGTCGCTGGCGCCCCTCTTCGACACGGATCGCCCCGGCTCCCTCCCGACGGCCGCCGACATCGACGCGGTCGTCCTCGACTTCGACGGCACCCAGACCGACGACCGGGTGCTGATCGACTCCGACGGACGGGAGCTCGTCTCCGTGCACCGCGGCGACGGCCTCGGCATCGCCGCCCTGCGCAGGTCGGGCCTGCGGATGCTGATCCTCTCGACCGAACAGAACCCGGTCGTCGCCGCCCGGGCCCGGAAGCTGAGGCTCCCGGTCCTGCACGGCATCGACCGCAAGGACCTCGCGCTCAAGCAGTGGTGCGAGGAACAGGGCATCGCGCCGGAGCGCGTGCTCTACGTCGGCAACGACGTCAACGACCTCCCCTGCTTCGCCCTCGTGGGCTGGCCGGTGGCGGTCGCGAGCGCCCACGACGTCGTACGCGGCGCCGCACGCGCGGTCACCACCCTCCCCGGCGGCGACGGCGCGATCCGGGAGATCGCCGGCTGGATCCTCGGACCCTCTCTCGACACCCTCACCACGTAA
- a CDS encoding N-acetylneuraminate synthase family protein, with translation MSTNSRLRTFGSREVGPGRPVYICGEIGINHNGELDNAFKLIDVAAEAGCDAVKFQKRTPEICTPRDQWDIERDTPWGRMTYIDYRHRVEFGEDEYRQIDEYCKEKGIAWFASPWDTEAVAFLEKFDVPAHKVASASLTDDELLRALRSTNRAVILSTGMSTPRQIRHAVEVLGSDNILMCHATSTYPAKAEELNLRVINTLEKEYPNVPIGYSGHETGLQTTLAAVALGAAFVERHITLDRAMWGSDQAASVEPGGLTRLVRDIRTIEASLGDGVKKVYDSELGPMKKLRRVSGVVAEAEIAAAAGEPVAV, from the coding sequence ATGAGCACCAACTCCCGTCTGCGTACCTTCGGTTCCCGCGAGGTCGGTCCCGGCAGGCCCGTCTACATCTGCGGCGAGATCGGCATCAACCACAACGGCGAGCTGGACAACGCCTTCAAGCTGATCGACGTGGCCGCCGAGGCCGGCTGCGACGCCGTGAAGTTCCAGAAGCGCACCCCCGAGATCTGCACCCCGCGCGACCAGTGGGACATCGAGCGCGACACCCCCTGGGGCCGGATGACCTACATCGACTACCGCCACCGCGTCGAGTTCGGCGAGGACGAGTACCGGCAGATCGACGAGTACTGCAAGGAGAAGGGCATCGCCTGGTTCGCGTCCCCGTGGGACACCGAGGCGGTCGCCTTCCTGGAGAAGTTCGACGTCCCCGCGCACAAGGTGGCGTCCGCCTCGCTGACGGACGACGAGCTGCTGCGCGCCCTGCGCTCCACCAACCGCGCCGTCATCCTCTCCACCGGCATGTCGACGCCGCGGCAGATCCGCCACGCCGTCGAGGTCCTCGGCAGCGACAACATCCTCATGTGCCACGCCACCTCGACCTACCCGGCGAAGGCCGAGGAGCTCAACCTCCGCGTGATCAACACGCTGGAGAAGGAGTACCCGAACGTCCCGATCGGCTACTCCGGCCACGAGACCGGCCTCCAGACCACCCTCGCCGCGGTCGCCCTCGGCGCCGCCTTCGTCGAGCGCCACATCACCCTCGACCGCGCGATGTGGGGCTCCGACCAGGCCGCCTCCGTCGAGCCGGGCGGCCTCACCCGCCTCGTCCGCGACATCCGCACCATCGAGGCCTCCCTCGGCGACGGCGTCAAGAAGGTCTACGACTCCGAGCTCGGCCCCATGAAGAAGCTGCGCCGCGTGTCGGGCGTCGTCGCGGAGGCGGAGATCGCGGCGGCGGCGGGCGAACCGGTCGCTGTGTGA
- a CDS encoding amidohydrolase — MSRESEADPSGEDVLPGALPGALPGALPGTLPEALRAELVAFRRDMHMHPELGNQEFRTTAAIKARLEQAGLKPRVLAVGTGLICDIGTVGGGGAAGAGADGVPVLAMRADIDALPIPDTKTECAYRSTVPDRAHACGHDVHTTVVLGAGLVLAELHRQGRLPRPVRLIFQPAEEVLPGGAADAIEGGALDGVGRIIAVHCDPRVDAGRVGLREGAITSACDRLEISLDGPGGHTARPHLTTDLVTAVARVVTDVPALVGRRVDTRAGLAVTWGRIESGHAPNVIPQHAELSGTVRCLDIEAWRQAPDIVVAAIDEVANLHRAKSEINYVRGVPPVVNDGEVAGLLRDAMVARRGETAVESTEQSLGGEDFSWYLERVPGAMARLGVRPPGERTVRDLHQGDFDADESAITVGVELFTAAALLDAATRVH, encoded by the coding sequence ATGTCCCGAGAGTCCGAGGCCGATCCGTCAGGGGAAGACGTGCTCCCCGGTGCACTTCCGGGTGCGCTCCCCGGCGCCCTTCCCGGCACCTTGCCGGAGGCGCTGCGCGCAGAGCTCGTGGCCTTCCGCCGCGACATGCACATGCACCCCGAGCTCGGCAACCAGGAGTTCCGTACGACGGCCGCGATCAAGGCCCGCCTCGAGCAGGCGGGTCTCAAGCCGCGCGTACTCGCCGTAGGGACCGGCCTCATCTGTGACATCGGGACCGTGGGCGGAGGGGGAGCGGCGGGCGCCGGGGCCGACGGGGTTCCCGTCCTCGCGATGCGCGCCGACATCGACGCGCTGCCCATCCCGGACACGAAGACCGAGTGCGCGTACCGCTCGACGGTGCCGGACCGCGCGCACGCCTGCGGGCACGACGTGCACACCACCGTCGTCCTCGGCGCCGGACTCGTCCTCGCCGAGCTGCACCGGCAGGGCCGGCTCCCGCGGCCCGTGCGGCTGATCTTCCAGCCCGCCGAGGAGGTACTGCCCGGCGGTGCCGCCGACGCCATCGAGGGCGGGGCGCTGGACGGGGTCGGGCGGATCATCGCCGTGCACTGCGACCCGCGGGTCGACGCGGGCAGGGTCGGGCTGCGCGAGGGTGCCATCACCTCCGCCTGCGACCGGCTGGAGATCTCGCTGGACGGGCCCGGCGGCCACACCGCCCGCCCGCACCTCACCACCGACCTCGTGACCGCCGTCGCCCGGGTCGTCACCGACGTGCCCGCGCTGGTCGGCCGCCGCGTCGACACCCGGGCCGGGCTGGCCGTCACCTGGGGCCGGATCGAGAGCGGCCACGCACCGAACGTGATCCCGCAGCACGCCGAGCTCTCCGGGACCGTCCGCTGCCTGGACATCGAGGCGTGGCGGCAGGCGCCGGACATCGTCGTCGCGGCGATCGACGAGGTCGCCAACCTGCACCGGGCCAAGTCGGAGATCAACTACGTGCGGGGCGTCCCGCCCGTCGTCAACGACGGCGAGGTCGCCGGGCTGCTGCGGGACGCCATGGTCGCCCGACGCGGTGAGACGGCCGTGGAGAGCACCGAACAGAGCCTCGGCGGCGAGGACTTCTCCTGGTACCTCGAGCGGGTGCCCGGCGCGATGGCCCGGCTCGGGGTCCGCCCGCCCGGCGAGCGCACCGTGCGCGATCTGCACCAGGGCGACTTCGACGCGGACGAGTCGGCGATCACCGTCGGCGTGGAGCTCTTCACGGCTGCCGCGCTGCTGGACGCGGCGACTCGCGTCCACTGA
- a CDS encoding BMP family lipoprotein, with amino-acid sequence MRLISRRTRFSRAAVTVAVVALAAAGCGKSSTDSKSSDSESSSGTYSGKGIGLAYDIGGKGDQSFNDAAYAGFQKAEKEFKIGGQDIEPQDGESDADKVQRLTQLAQAGYNPVIGVGFAYAPAVKEVAAKFPKITFGIIDDEQIQAKNVADMVFHEEQASYLAGVAAAKATKKAHIGFIGGVDIPLIHKFEAGYVQGAKSVDPNIKIESQYLTETAQEGGFSSPDKGKDAASGQIEAGADVIYHAAGLSGQGVITEAAAKKVWAIGVDSDQYSQSALAAYKDYILGSALKNVGGAVYDLVKSVHAGKPLSGVVRGSLSNDGVGFADTNPKYKAMTDVVAAVDKAKQDIIDGKITVNTK; translated from the coding sequence ATGCGTCTGATATCTCGGAGGACGAGATTTTCCCGGGCCGCGGTGACCGTCGCGGTCGTCGCGCTCGCCGCCGCCGGCTGCGGCAAGTCCAGCACCGACTCCAAGTCGAGCGACTCGGAATCCAGCAGCGGCACGTACTCGGGCAAGGGCATCGGCCTCGCGTACGACATCGGTGGCAAGGGCGACCAGTCCTTCAACGACGCCGCCTACGCCGGTTTCCAGAAGGCCGAGAAGGAATTCAAGATCGGCGGCCAGGACATCGAGCCGCAGGACGGCGAGTCCGACGCGGACAAGGTGCAGCGCCTGACCCAGCTCGCCCAGGCCGGCTACAACCCGGTGATCGGCGTCGGCTTCGCCTACGCGCCGGCCGTCAAGGAGGTCGCCGCCAAGTTCCCGAAGATCACCTTCGGGATCATCGACGACGAGCAGATCCAGGCGAAGAACGTCGCCGACATGGTCTTCCACGAGGAGCAGGCCTCGTACCTGGCCGGTGTCGCCGCCGCCAAGGCCACCAAGAAGGCGCACATCGGCTTCATCGGCGGCGTGGACATCCCGCTGATCCACAAGTTCGAGGCCGGTTATGTCCAGGGCGCCAAGTCGGTCGACCCGAACATCAAGATCGAGTCGCAGTACCTGACCGAGACCGCCCAGGAAGGCGGCTTCTCCAGCCCCGACAAGGGCAAGGACGCGGCGAGCGGTCAGATCGAGGCGGGCGCCGACGTCATCTACCACGCGGCCGGCCTCTCCGGTCAGGGCGTCATCACCGAGGCCGCGGCCAAGAAGGTGTGGGCCATCGGCGTCGACTCCGACCAGTACAGCCAGAGCGCGCTGGCGGCGTACAAGGACTACATCCTCGGCTCGGCGCTGAAGAACGTCGGCGGCGCCGTCTACGACCTCGTGAAGTCCGTCCACGCGGGCAAGCCGCTGTCCGGTGTGGTCCGCGGCAGCCTCTCCAACGACGGGGTCGGATTCGCCGACACCAACCCGAAGTACAAGGCGATGACGGACGTCGTCGCGGCCGTCGACAAGGCCAAGCAGGACATCATCGACGGCAAGATCACGGTAAACACCAAGTAA